The following coding sequences lie in one Musa acuminata AAA Group cultivar baxijiao chromosome BXJ3-1, Cavendish_Baxijiao_AAA, whole genome shotgun sequence genomic window:
- the LOC103986194 gene encoding calmodulin-2/4 isoform X2, whose product MPGCITLEELASVIRPLGHNPTEQELQDMIREVDVNGNGTIEFNEFFNIMAWKMKEAEAEEEMREAFKVFDKDQDGYISSYELMSVMINLGEEVTYDEVKEMIREADINGDGQVDFYEFSKMMMAVQTKF is encoded by the exons ATGCCAG GATGCATCACACTTGAAGAACTCGCCAGTGTCATCCGTCCATTAGGCCACAACCCAACAGAACAAGAGCTGCAGGATATGATCAGGGAGGTTGATGTCAATGGCAACGGGACTATTGAGTTCAATGAGTTCTTCAACATAATGGCTTGGAAAATGAAG GAGGCTGAAGCTGAAGAGGAAATGAGAGAAGCCTTTAAGGTTTTTGACAAAGACCAGGATGGATATATCTCATCTTATGAG CTGATGAGTGTAATGATTAATCTTGGAGAGGAAGTAACATATGATGAGGTTAAGGAGATGATTAGAGAGGCTGACATCAATGGTGATGGCCAAGTAGACTTTTATGAGTTCTCCAAGATGATGATGGCTGTCCAAACTAAGTTCTGA
- the LOC103986194 gene encoding uncharacterized protein LOC103986194 isoform X1 gives MSSLLSPAFLSLQKESPPPFVCSSNGFMDFTSELQEAFSLFDKDGDGCITLEELASVIRPLGHNPTEQELQDMIREVDVNGNGTIEFNEFFNIMAWKMKEAEAEEEMREAFKVFDKDQDGYISSYELMSVMINLGEEVTYDEVKEMIREADINGDGQVDFYEFSKMMMAVQTKF, from the exons ATGTCCTCCCTTCTCTCTCCCGCATTTCTTAGCCTACAAAAGGAGAGTCCGCCTCCCTTTGTTTGCAGTAGTAACGGTTTCATGGACTTCACATCTGAGCTTCAAGAGGCTTTCTCCCTCTTTGACAAAGATGGAGATG GATGCATCACACTTGAAGAACTCGCCAGTGTCATCCGTCCATTAGGCCACAACCCAACAGAACAAGAGCTGCAGGATATGATCAGGGAGGTTGATGTCAATGGCAACGGGACTATTGAGTTCAATGAGTTCTTCAACATAATGGCTTGGAAAATGAAG GAGGCTGAAGCTGAAGAGGAAATGAGAGAAGCCTTTAAGGTTTTTGACAAAGACCAGGATGGATATATCTCATCTTATGAG CTGATGAGTGTAATGATTAATCTTGGAGAGGAAGTAACATATGATGAGGTTAAGGAGATGATTAGAGAGGCTGACATCAATGGTGATGGCCAAGTAGACTTTTATGAGTTCTCCAAGATGATGATGGCTGTCCAAACTAAGTTCTGA